One genomic window of Coleofasciculus chthonoplastes PCC 7420 includes the following:
- a CDS encoding HD family phosphohydrolase has protein sequence MKVAPIHISNLENQEFLQESSERVELIEQLLAIGTALSSSNDLEELLRLILSKSREITFSDAGSLYLIDHTQAEPKLLFKVAQNDSLPNKPFNEFVMPLNRKSLAGYVALTGESLKLADAYQLPANVPYALDRSFDTNMPYRTCSVLVLPMQKPDGEIIGVLQLINRKRRPDVMLTPKNAVDVTQPYSDWEERIVRSLASQAAISIERHHLQESIENLFEGFVRASVQIIETRDPTTSGHSERVAELTVRLCEETSAITKGSLSSVYLNDRQIRELRYAALLHDFGKVGVPEAILGKRKKLYPSQLEVILHRFALAQRTLEMECAHNKFKYLLEHPDHRHDNNTSTSSCSHCQKLEQLDTQLAQAIETIKHYREFVQQLNEPEVLLTRDFQAFTEETLTQLTALSQYTYRDVDGQIKPLITKAEMVQLLVPKGNLTPEERLGIESHVTHTYHFLQRIPWTKHLKNVPIIAFGHHEKLDGSGYPRGLKQDEIPIQTQMLTVADIYDALTASDRPYKRRLPLETALKILRQEATKNKINGDLVELFEQRQVFRVLGHSLNIDSVA, from the coding sequence ATGAAAGTAGCGCCAATCCATATCTCAAACCTTGAGAATCAAGAGTTTTTACAAGAATCCTCTGAAAGGGTAGAACTGATAGAGCAGTTACTGGCAATTGGTACAGCCCTTTCAAGTAGTAATGATTTGGAGGAATTACTCCGACTAATTTTATCCAAAAGCAGGGAAATTACGTTTAGTGATGCAGGTAGTCTGTATCTGATCGATCACACTCAGGCGGAGCCGAAATTGTTATTTAAGGTGGCACAGAATGACTCGCTACCCAACAAGCCATTCAACGAGTTCGTAATGCCTCTCAACCGTAAAAGTTTGGCGGGGTACGTCGCGCTAACGGGTGAAAGTTTAAAGTTGGCAGATGCGTATCAATTGCCCGCCAATGTGCCTTACGCCCTTGACCGCAGTTTTGACACGAACATGCCCTATCGGACTTGTTCGGTATTAGTTTTGCCGATGCAAAAACCAGACGGAGAAATTATTGGCGTATTACAACTGATTAATCGCAAGCGCCGCCCTGATGTCATGCTCACACCCAAAAACGCTGTGGACGTGACCCAGCCCTATTCAGACTGGGAAGAGCGGATTGTGCGATCGCTGGCGTCTCAGGCGGCGATTTCCATTGAACGCCATCATCTTCAAGAAAGTATCGAAAATCTGTTTGAGGGCTTTGTCAGAGCCTCTGTGCAAATTATTGAGACACGCGACCCGACAACCTCTGGTCACTCGGAACGGGTGGCAGAACTCACCGTGCGACTCTGTGAAGAAACATCGGCAATCACCAAGGGTTCTCTGAGTTCCGTGTATTTGAACGATCGCCAAATCCGAGAACTTCGCTATGCGGCATTATTACATGACTTTGGCAAAGTGGGTGTCCCAGAAGCCATTTTGGGCAAGCGCAAGAAACTCTATCCCTCACAGCTAGAGGTGATTCTCCATCGCTTTGCCCTAGCGCAGCGCACTCTGGAAATGGAATGCGCTCACAACAAGTTCAAGTATTTACTCGAACATCCTGACCATCGCCATGACAATAACACCTCCACTTCGAGCTGTTCTCACTGCCAAAAACTGGAACAGCTTGATACCCAACTGGCTCAAGCCATTGAAACAATCAAGCATTATCGGGAATTTGTGCAACAACTCAATGAGCCAGAAGTACTGCTGACTCGCGATTTTCAGGCATTTACAGAGGAAACATTAACTCAACTGACCGCCCTGTCCCAATACACCTATCGAGATGTGGATGGTCAAATCAAACCCCTGATTACCAAGGCTGAGATGGTTCAATTGCTTGTGCCAAAAGGGAATTTAACCCCCGAAGAGCGTCTGGGCATTGAGTCGCATGTTACTCACACTTACCATTTTCTCCAACGCATTCCCTGGACAAAGCACCTCAAAAATGTTCCGATAATTGCGTTTGGGCATCACGAGAAACTAGATGGTAGTGGTTACCCCAGGGGCTTAAAGCAAGATGAAATTCCCATCCAAACCCAAATGCTCACCGTTGCCGATATCTATGACGCTCTCACCGCCAGCGATCGCCCCTACAAGCGGCGGCTACCCCTGGAAACAGCACTGAAAATCCTTCGCCAAGAAGCCACCAAAAATAAAATTAACGGCGACTTAGTGGAGTTATTTGAGCAACGCCAGGTTTTTCGGGTTTTGGGTCATTCCCTCAACATTGACTCTGTGGCTTGA
- a CDS encoding DUF2811 domain-containing protein yields MNATVSILAEIPEDLHESLKRYLETHPTWDQDRVFAAALSLFLLQNGSGKTAEASQTYRACARVYLESLFQSPPA; encoded by the coding sequence ATGAACGCAACCGTCAGCATTTTGGCAGAAATCCCTGAAGACCTACACGAGTCCCTCAAACGCTACTTAGAAACCCATCCCACTTGGGATCAAGATCGGGTGTTTGCCGCAGCGCTATCGCTGTTTTTGCTCCAAAATGGGAGTGGTAAGACAGCCGAAGCCTCCCAGACCTATCGGGCTTGCGCTCGTGTCTACCTAGAATCCCTATTTCAGTCTCCTCCTGCCTGA
- the pth gene encoding aminoacyl-tRNA hydrolase, with protein MTNDSLVIPQLIVGLGNPEPKYDKTRHNIGFEVVDELARRVQISWSENRRFQALLAEGRGLTGDKLRVLKPLTYMNRSGQAIRAAIDWYKMPPESVLIVYDELDLPVGRLRIRLSGSAGGHNGMKSAIAHLGTQGFPRLRIGIGKSDPEKNTVGHVLGKFSPDESKIITEVIQLAVDAIELSLKEGVEKAMSLYNSRIIEC; from the coding sequence ATGACGAATGACAGTTTAGTGATTCCTCAACTAATTGTAGGTTTGGGTAATCCCGAACCCAAATATGACAAAACCCGTCATAACATTGGTTTTGAAGTCGTCGATGAGCTAGCCCGTCGGGTGCAAATTTCTTGGAGCGAAAATCGTCGCTTCCAAGCGTTGTTGGCAGAAGGACGTGGCTTAACGGGTGACAAACTACGTGTACTCAAACCCCTAACCTACATGAATCGTTCTGGGCAAGCGATTCGTGCCGCGATAGATTGGTATAAAATGCCCCCAGAATCCGTTTTGATCGTCTATGATGAGCTTGATTTACCCGTGGGGCGGCTACGTATACGCCTGTCAGGTTCTGCGGGAGGACACAACGGCATGAAATCCGCGATCGCGCATCTAGGAACCCAAGGTTTCCCCCGCCTACGCATTGGAATTGGCAAGTCTGACCCAGAAAAGAACACCGTCGGTCACGTTTTGGGCAAATTCTCTCCTGACGAATCTAAGATCATCACCGAAGTTATCCAACTCGCCGTTGACGCCATAGAACTCTCGCTAAAGGAAGGAGTTGAAAAGGCAATGAGCCTCTACAACAGCCGGATAATTGAGTGTTGA
- a CDS encoding UDP-N-acetylmuramoyl-tripeptide--D-alanyl-D-alanine ligase, whose product MPCQLSLTQFIEVLAATPVNLSVPMTVNGVYGITTDTRNLEPGQIFLALRGETFDGHDYAEVAIKKGAIAVIANRDQGYHLQDIPQLQVDDTLQAYQQLARWWRDQFDIPVIAVTGSAGKTTTKELIAAVLSTQGNILKTQANYNNEIGVPKTLLELDSNHDYAVIEMAMRGSGQIALLTQIARPTIGVITNVGTAHIGLLGSEDAIAKAKCELLAQMPDTSMAILNHDNQRLMDTAATVWQGETLTFGLNGGDVQGKLIDLFRLMVDGITFPLPLPGEHNALNYLAALAVAKHLQIDWTPLRKGLSVQMSGGRSQRYELPNDIVILDETYNAGFEAMIAALHLLAQTPGKRHIAILGSMKELGDHSEQLHQQVGQKAQQLQLDAVFITLKDREAEAITRGISALPSEGFAEDDALVQHLTEFVQPGDRLLFKASRSVGLDRVLHQFRELMSGELSQESPRLSEKL is encoded by the coding sequence ATGCCTTGTCAGCTTTCGTTAACCCAATTCATCGAAGTCCTCGCGGCTACTCCGGTTAATCTGTCCGTGCCGATGACGGTTAATGGGGTCTATGGTATTACTACTGATACCCGTAACCTGGAACCCGGTCAAATATTTTTAGCGCTGCGGGGAGAAACCTTTGATGGACATGACTACGCTGAGGTAGCGATTAAGAAAGGGGCGATCGCGGTAATCGCTAACCGTGACCAAGGGTATCATCTTCAGGATATACCCCAGCTTCAAGTCGATGATACTCTACAGGCATATCAGCAACTTGCTCGATGGTGGCGTGATCAGTTTGATATTCCGGTGATTGCGGTTACGGGTTCTGCTGGAAAAACGACGACGAAGGAATTAATCGCGGCGGTTTTGTCTACTCAAGGCAATATCCTGAAAACCCAGGCAAATTACAATAATGAGATTGGTGTGCCAAAAACATTGCTGGAATTAGACTCTAATCATGATTATGCCGTGATTGAAATGGCGATGCGGGGTTCTGGGCAAATTGCCCTATTGACCCAAATTGCCCGTCCAACGATTGGCGTGATTACGAATGTGGGGACGGCGCATATTGGACTTTTAGGATCGGAGGATGCGATCGCCAAAGCAAAATGTGAGTTATTGGCGCAGATGCCGGATACAAGCATGGCGATTCTTAATCATGATAACCAACGCTTAATGGATACGGCGGCTACGGTTTGGCAAGGGGAAACATTGACGTTTGGCTTAAACGGGGGTGATGTTCAGGGGAAACTCATTGACTTGTTTAGGCTAATGGTGGATGGTATCACATTTCCCTTACCCTTACCGGGGGAACATAATGCCCTCAACTATTTAGCCGCCCTAGCCGTGGCGAAACATCTCCAGATTGATTGGACACCCTTGAGGAAAGGATTATCGGTTCAGATGTCTGGGGGGCGATCGCAACGCTATGAGTTGCCTAATGATATCGTGATTCTCGATGAAACCTATAATGCTGGATTTGAAGCCATGATCGCGGCGTTACACCTCCTCGCCCAGACGCCGGGTAAGCGACACATTGCTATTTTGGGATCAATGAAGGAATTAGGAGACCATTCGGAACAACTGCACCAGCAAGTTGGACAGAAAGCCCAGCAACTTCAATTAGATGCGGTATTCATTACCCTTAAGGATAGGGAAGCCGAAGCGATTACTCGGGGAATTTCGGCATTACCTAGCGAAGGTTTTGCCGAGGACGACGCTTTGGTACAGCATTTAACCGAATTTGTGCAACCAGGCGATCGCTTACTGTTCAAAGCTTCACGTTCTGTGGGTTTGGATCGGGTTTTGCATCAGTTTCGAGAGTTAATGTCTGGCGAATTGAGTCAGGAATCGCCCCGACTTTCGGAAAAACTCTAA